The DNA window CCGCGCAGCTCGAGCGCGAGGGCTGGGCCGACGCCGCCGCCCGGGAGGAGATCGCGGAGGGGTTCCGCCGCTGGGCCGCGGACCCTGACGGCTGGTTCTGCCTGCTGCACGGCGAGATCATCGCCCGGGTGGACTGACCCGCCCGCCGCACGGCAGGCGCCCCGCGCCTCACACCGCGATGAGCACGATCCCGACCAGCACCACCGCGGCCCCCAGCAGGCGCCGCGCCGGATCGGGCTCCCGGAACAGCCACCACGCCAGCAGCGAGCCCACCACGATGCTCGACTCCCGGGCGGGGGCCACGAGCGAGACCGGCGCGGTGCGCATCGCCTCGAGCACCAGCACGTAGGCGAGCGGGGAGAGCAGCGCGACCACGACGATCTCGCGCTGGTGGGTGCGCAGCACGGTCCGCAGGTCCTCGCGGTGGCGGCGCAGCAGGGTGGGCGTCATCAGCAGCACCTGCCACAGGCAGCTGAGCAGGAAGTAGATCAGCGGCGGCTGCTCCAGCGCGGTCACGCTCCAGCTGTCCCACAGCGTGTAGGCCGCGATCGCCAGGCCCGTCGCCCCGCCCCAGAGCAGACCCGAGCGCACCCCGTGCCGCCCGGTGCTCGACCGACCGGTCGCCACCACCACGATCCCGGCGATCACCACGAGCGCCCCGAGCAGGGCCGCCCACCCGGGTCGCTCCCCGAGCACCAGGATCGCCACCGCCATGCTCAGCACCGGGCCCACCCCGCGGGCCACCGGGTAGACGACGCCGAGGTCGGCGCGGGCATAGCCCGTCTGGAGGGCGAGCTGGTAGGCGATGTGCAGCACCCCGGAGACCAGCGGCGAGAGGACCAGGGCGGGGGAGAGCTCCGCACCGCTCGCCCGCAGCGTGAGCAGCGCCAGCGGCGCCCACAGCAGCACCGAGGCGGCGTCGTAGCTCCACACGAAGGCGAAGCCGCCGGTGCGCACCCGCTTGGCGGCGATGTTCCACAGCGCATGGCAGAGTGCTGCCACGAGCACCATCGTCAGGGCGAGGGTGCTCACCGGGCGGTCCCGTGCCGGAAGCTCATCGCTCCAGTCTCCCGCGGAGTGCGGAGCGGGGCTCGACAGGTCCATGGCCCCCCGGTATCGTTGAAAACGAAATCAGATCACAGTCGAAAGGCTCTCTCATGTCCCTCAGCACTGCCGTCCTCCGCGCCGTCCCCGGCGCCTTCATCCTCAACTCCGGCATCGGCAAGCTCGGCCTGCCCGCAGAGGTGGCCGCCGGCCTGCAGGGAATGGCCGCCCAGGGCGTGCCGCCGCTGGGGAAGATGACCCCGGAGCAGTTCGCGAAGTTCCTCAGCTACGGCGAGATCGCCGTGGGCGCCTCCCTGCTGCTGCCCTTCGTGCCCACCCGCGTCGCGGGCCTCGGCCTGGCCGCCTTCTCCGGCTCCCTGGTGTCGATGTACCTGCGCACCCCCGGGATGACCGAGTCCGACGGCGTGCGCCCCACCCAGGACGGCACCCCGATCGCCAAGGACACCTGGCTGCTCGCGATCGCCGCGGCGCTGCTGCTTGTCGGCGGCGGCAAGGCCTCCGCCGACCGCTGAGCCGGGCGCGCCACCGCTTCGACGAGGGCCGGCGGCGCGATGATGGGCCGGTGCATCGTGGGCCCAGCAGCAGTCGGTTCGGCGTCGCGCTCCTCCGCCCCCTGCTGTGGGCCGTGGTCGCGGCGCTGCTCGCCGTGGCCTTCGCCTGGTCGATGCAGTCGCTGCCCCAGATCCGCACGGCGGACCTCTCCCTCGTGCTCGCAGCACGCCGGGCCTCGGGCCCCGTCGGCGACGCCCTCGCGCTCGGGATCGACATCGTCTTCGGCCCTCGGGCCGCGGTGGCCCTGGTGGCCCTGGTCGCGCTCGTCCACGGGCTGGCCCGCCGCAGCACGACCGCCGGGCTGCGCCTGGCCCTGATCGTCGCGGTGCCCTGGGCGACCGCCGCCCTGCTCAAGGCGATCGTGGCCCGCCCTCGCCCCGACCTGACGCTGCTGCCCCCGGGGCCGGTGGACGTGCCGGGGTCGTTCAGCTTCCCGAGCGGGCACCCCGCCGTCGCTGCCGCCCTGTGCTGCGCGATCCTGCTGACCCTGCGGCCCGGGCGGTCCCGCGCGGCGGCGACGGTGCTCGCCGCCGTGGTCGTGGGCCTGACGGCCTGGTCACGGGTGGCGCTCGGGGTGCACCACCCCAGCGACGTGCTCGCCTCCGCCGTTCTCGTCCCCGTCCTCGCCCGGCAGGCGCGCGCGGTGCTCGACCTCGTGCTGCCGATTCCCAGGGAACAGGCGGAGCATCACCGCCGACGTCGGCCCCCGACGATCCCTCCGGACACCGACCGTCGGACGGCCGAGGTCCCTCGGCCG is part of the Brachybacterium ginsengisoli genome and encodes:
- a CDS encoding DMT family transporter → MSTLALTMVLVAALCHALWNIAAKRVRTGGFAFVWSYDAASVLLWAPLALLTLRASGAELSPALVLSPLVSGVLHIAYQLALQTGYARADLGVVYPVARGVGPVLSMAVAILVLGERPGWAALLGALVVIAGIVVVATGRSSTGRHGVRSGLLWGGATGLAIAAYTLWDSWSVTALEQPPLIYFLLSCLWQVLLMTPTLLRRHREDLRTVLRTHQREIVVVALLSPLAYVLVLEAMRTAPVSLVAPARESSIVVGSLLAWWLFREPDPARRLLGAAVVLVGIVLIAV
- a CDS encoding phosphatase PAP2 family protein: MHRGPSSSRFGVALLRPLLWAVVAALLAVAFAWSMQSLPQIRTADLSLVLAARRASGPVGDALALGIDIVFGPRAAVALVALVALVHGLARRSTTAGLRLALIVAVPWATAALLKAIVARPRPDLTLLPPGPVDVPGSFSFPSGHPAVAAALCCAILLTLRPGRSRAAATVLAAVVVGLTAWSRVALGVHHPSDVLASAVLVPVLARQARAVLDLVLPIPREQAEHHRRRRPPTIPPDTDRRTAEVPRPS